CTAGAGAAAGACAAAAGCTTTTTACATGTACAAGATAATGAAGTGAATGAAAAAACTAGTATCTAGATTCTAGACATTGAGCATCCGGAGATAGTTATCAATTATGGACATTGCAGAAGACCGGTAACCCGACCCAAACAAGTTATAGTGATTGAGGTAGTGATACAGCATGTATAAATCTCTCCTTTGATCAAAACCAGGTTGTTCAGGCATCACctgaacataaaaaaaaaaaaaatgcacagaAATGAATGAGAGTACATACCAAGGATATGACCCGGTTAACAAGCCAATATGGTGGATCATTAAATTCACATTGATGCTAAAACTTAATTTGTTAGTAGAGATTACTGATTATCTATTAAAGAACAGCGAGAaaacaggggggggggggggggggggggtttctttttctttctttcttttccttcagAATGTCCTTGCAGATTAAATGTCGAAGACAAGAGAAACAAATGTGAATTCTGGAAATGTAATTAATTACAGCACCTCAAAGTAAGCCTTGTAAAAATCTCCTCCAAATCCAGCACACCATGACATTCCAAATTCTGCCTCATTATGTCCATctaccgaaaaaaaaaaaagaattcataATATTAGTGCATCTGGAGTCAGTAATTCGTCTACCAAAAAATCAAGCACTAACATGAATATTACACTGACATCGTTCAACTTACATATATTTCCTTATCCATCTGGATTGCAATGTGTAGATGATATTGGCACAAAGAATAATGAAGGAGAAAGAAATTTGAGCCATATTACCATAGGCGTTAACAAGAATCACATAAATCAGGCTGTATATCTGGAAGTAAATCAAACCCAATGTCCAACTATTCAAGAGGCTACCAGAGGATTATGCTACCAATTTATATGAGGCTGGCCATAAGTGAAGAGGCAATGTCATTTTTACGTATCAACCTTTCATTAGACAGTAATCCTTATTCCAAACTGGGTGTTTACGAGTATAGGGGCAATGCATCCAATAGAGATAAGATGgcacaatatggaaacttatcaGCTTTATGTATTCTGGACTTTGGTTAAATGCATTTATAGACAATTTTAAGCCATTTGAGAACTTTTAAAGTTATTTCACTATTTCTCATATAGTTTATCATTTTAGCCATTTCACCATAAAAGTTTCAGAAATTGTCTTAAATGGTTTGATCAAAACTTTGACCTTTGAAAGTCAAAATTTAGGCAATTAGGATGGTTGGAGTATTTCATATTGGTCTTCCTCTGAAAAGCAGAAAAAGAAGCAAATATTTACCTTATTAGTAGCGTCCTACATTTCAATGTTTGCTTGTCTGGTTGTCGTTAGTATCATTGCAGAAATATTGTAAAACTTATCAGGATCCTGGTAATATACATTAACTGTCTGATCTTCCATCTCATAGTATATTGTATCAATCTTTATTTCTATTCCTTATATATGTTAATGGCTCTGATAAGAAAGAAGGTTGTTAAAGTAAAATGAGCTATAAGGAGTTCCCGTAGTTATATAAACTGCACCGAACAAGCTTGCCTCAGATAATACAATGCCAGGTGCTTCAGAAGGAGATATATTTCATACACGAAGTAGTGAATTCCTGAAGCAAAAATAACAATATTGAAATCGATAACCTAAGACTTACAGTAACATGCAGGGTCAAGAATCACAGGTTCACCATTCTTGTCATATGTGATATTCCCGCTCCATAAGTCTCCGTGCAACAAGCATGGCTCTATCACAACATTTTTGAATAAAGGTCCCAGGTTCTTAGCTAACCTTTGTCCTAAGAATAGAACAATTTTGATAAAACATGTCAGATATTGAATGACCAAGTAAACACCCTTGAACTGTTTACAAGTATTTACTTAATTGGACGTTTAATCTCAGGTTGTAGAAACTGCCAAGCCTCAAATTTCAGGAAAAGGGATTGTTACAAAAATGTTGGTTTTGGCATATATTCAGTTCCATAGAGTTTGATATTTGCCCATCATTCCATGTATGTCGATGTTGTCTCATTGCGCAACGAAAATATTAGGTTTTAGAAGTTTAAGCTAAACACTATCTATCTTAGAATGAGTACAGGAAGATAGATCTGATTATAAATCACTCAAAGCCAGATTAAAAGATAAGTGGGAGTGTTGGTTTGCGCTGGAAAATAAGAAAGCAAGCTACTTTGGCTGTCAGAATGAATCTAAGGAGCAAGAATCCATTCTCTGCTACTACAGTAAGTTGGTTCAAATTGCAATTCTAAAAGAAGCCTGAAGCAACTTTAAATTTAGAATGAAGGAGGAGGTTGTACACATTTCCATATTGCATTTATCAGGATCAAACAAGATAAATTCCATAAATGAAGTCAATATATTCTTTTCCAATAAAATGGTGATTTAAACCTCTCTCATAAATGGTTGGATCTCCATACTGTTCACGAGCCAACTTCAACTGGTATCCCAATCTGTGTTCCGCAAAAAATTCGACCCAATCTGTCATCCATGTGTTTATCTGCGGAGTACTACACATATGCACAAATATTCAGTCCTTGATATGTCCGATCTGTTTATGCCTTAATATATGGAGAAATACAAATGACGAGAaaactccaacttcaactacTAGACATTCAATTGAATATTTCTCGTTTCACTTTCTTTTTTGCCTAATAGTAAAAGCTACACATGATCCTTCCATTTATACAGAGAGCAGTAGAATGGGTATATTTTAAATAAGTGCAAGTGTACAATTCACCATATAGTGGATTTTGAGAAATGCCTCCTCGTAATGGAAGAATTTTGATATGATACCTGCCAATAGTATTGTCAACGTGAAAGCCAAACCCCTTCTCAGATTTTGCCGCTTTATGCATTTCAGCAAGCTTCCTTCCTAATGCAGACTGAAAAGCAGTAAATGGTCAAATATCTGAATACTGTCACCAAATTAACTACGAAAATGATATGTAGAAAACAGTAATTATGGGAAAAAGAAGACGAACAGTCACTCTCACCTGATTGCCTCTAGATGCACCAAACTCAATAAATTCCATAATGATATAAGAGCCGCCTGTTGGCAGAGGTCCAACCTACACAATGCACGAAACAATATCCTCTAGGTTACACTTGCGAactttcttttctggagggagAGGAGGAAAGCTTCTACAAAGTTTTAGGACAAGCGGGAAAAAAAATTACATCCTTACTTTATATGGTTTTGGTACACGAATTGACCCTGTTTCGTACATAGCATTTAAGCCCAATGCCTCTCCTTCAAACATTGATGATCCGATACTCCTGATTGGATTTTCAACAATACCAAATTGAGCAACCATCTACCACTTCTAATAATGCCATATAACGCAACCATCTATCACATCTGTTTAATGTTTGGCAGGAGAAACATAATCAAAATACCTGTTTGTTTTAACAAAAAAGGAACCAGCATCAGTGTCATAACGAGTTGCACGATTTATGCACCCACCACCAATTGGACTGATTCCTTTGATCTGTGTTGCCTTTCCTTCTGAAAGGATCCATTCACGAACTGGATCGTCACTCATTGCAGCCACTGTGGAATTCAAAGGAGTGAATACACTTGAAACGGGAAATGAATTAGTTAATGAATGCATATAGCATCTAATTGGATCGAAACCCTAAAGGCTCAATGGATTTGCCATGACCACTCAGATCGAAACCCTAAAGGCTCAATGGATGTACAGGGTGATGACTTTTAAGGTGAAATTGCAATCACAATAACTTCTTTTACACTTCAAGTTGAGCTCAACAAGTTGTAAAGTGCACTGGAAGCGCACACTTGTATGCAACTACATTGAACAAACAATATAAGCATTGAAGGAATGCAGGTAATGCAGTCTAGCGCCTTAAAAATAAATTCCACAGTTTCAGATTCCGTTAAATATTACCGCATGCCAGTAACTTCTGTGGCCGTAAAATGAAACAGAATAAAGTATTAGTATCAATTTTCAGTTAACTAAATGGTAACCATTTAGAAGAAAATGCTTAGACAAAAAGCTCCGTATAATAAGTTAAAAGTTGGAACAAAATCCTGAAAGGGCCATTATTGATTTGAAATGGATCAATAAATTAAGTTGCTTAACAGGCACTCAGTGAATgttcttatctttttttttttttttatatatataccaaaactGGGCTTTGATTAGTCAAGACTCAGGAATAATCTTAGCTAGGACAACTTACATTGTTTAAAACGGAGGAAAAGGAATTGACAGTGGAAAAACGAAGATGGTGGAGAATGTGAAACAAATTTAGTTTCTTTCCTTTGTTTGCATAAAAAAGAAAGTGGTAACTCAAGTaatttttaaacttatttttcGTCATTCAACTAAAGCAGTGGGTGCAGGAGAAAATaacttccttttctttctttcttttttaacgAAGGGCGGTGTTCGGGCCAGCTTGCGGGCACCTCGACTATTCCATTGTCTCTTGGCTACCTCTTACCAGTATAGGTACCAGGTAACTCCAGAGAAAATTAGTTTAATCAACTTCAATGAGTATGATTTCCTCTCTTTATTTCAGTGAGTAAACTTAAATATCTCTATCATAAAACCATTCATGAAAATGGAGCCTTGGGATAGAGCTAGACTGTGACAGAGATAAAAATAATCTAAATTGCTTGACACAGAGCTTTTATGCATTTGTACTAAACTTGACCAGCAGTTACATCTTACACAGATTAAGTTCAATATGACACCTCCAAGTTAACcccataaccccccccccccaccaaaccCCAAACCCCTAAACATCAAATTAACAAGAGGAACAGAATTAAGTGGGAAATTCCATGATTCAAAATGGCCAGAGAGTGAGCTCCTAAATTCGTTTGACCCATCAGGTATAGTGAAAAGCTCCACATTACAGCAAAAAATTAACAAGAAAGTTGAAGTAGCAGCAAAAGAAACAGAGAGACACAAAAAGTTGAAATCTTTAACCAGAACTaaccaaaaaaaaagaagctaaagAGCAATTCAGTAGAACATTAAGCAAATAATGGTTCAAATTGTAAAGAAACATACCAATTAGAGGTCTGTTGTTGTTAAAGGAGTGTCTGAGAAAAGGGCAAGATAGAGAAGGCATGCAAGAGGAAAAGGAAATAGCCATCATAATTTTGCTGTAGATATTTGCCCACTTTCAATTGGCTcttgttttcttcatttttttgacCTTTCTGCTGCTGTATGGAATTATGGCCTTTCTTTCCATTTTGCACTCCTGATACAAATACTTCTCACTCCGAATAAATATGCGGTTCTTTGATCAcaatcttttaaatattttgaattgtcaattattataatttataatattttttatttattttttaaatatataaattttattttaaaaatcttAAAGATTTCATACTCAAATTCAAGATTAAAATTAAATTGATTGACtctcaaaattcaaacttaaTCTCATAAATTTGGAGAGAGGATATAGTAATAATTACTGGATTATTTACTGTACATTTTTTTCTGTCAATATTAAGCTCATTACACTAATAATTAAATATACGATGCATAATATGAAAATTTACaatgtttttggttaaaaaaacaTTGTAAATTTACAATGTTACTCTTACTTTTAAatagataaaaataaaaagatttaACAAAGGTAATCTCTTATTGTTGAAGTGTTCTAtccatgtaaaattaattttaatACAAGTTATTCATATTGAACTCGGTATAAAATAATATTGAAATTATGATATAAGATTATACCGTGCTAATAATGAAAATGCAGTAACAAAATGCTTTTTGAGGCGAATTTTCCTAATTATGGTGATTAAACCAccctaaatatatacatataaaaaacaCCCCTAAATTCAGTCCAAATCATTAATAATATTTATACAATCCATCAATCTCTACCTTTCTGTCTGGTCTCTTATTTGCAATGGTCTTTTCACTACAAAAATCTGCTTACAAGTTACAATCTTATCGAAATTGAAACTTTACCGGATTTGGAATCTACATTGACCTATTACAATTTACATTAAGTTGGCGTTTGGCCTTGTGacatgaaatcatgattttagAGCAGCGTTTGTTTATGAAATTTGTATAAAATTTTAAtttcaacttcatatcatgattttaaTATCAAATTCTTCAAAAGTAGAATTTGGGATTCCAAATCAtcatttcaaaatttttaaatgtaaaacttgatccataaatttatattttgtaaaaaaaaagcCTATCACTTTAAATTTTGCAAAAAGACTCATGCTCGGTGTGAAAATCTGTCCACACCCATGTGGAAGGGGAtcatatttatttaatttaactATATAATAAGTGTAAGTCGGGTGGTACGACGAAGGGCATACTGGTAATTTTACTTCTTTGAATTGTGCAAACCCGTAGTACATACGAGTAGCTTTCTTTCAGTGCTTCTAAACATGGAAGGTCTAGCACTCACTTTTCAATTTTTCACttccttttctctctcttttctcATTCATCTTAATGTTTGATATTGCTGAATCACTGAATGTGTTCATGATCAATTGTGTTGCCACTGGGATTACAAGGTCGTGGCTCACTGATCTTATCCCAGCTGATTCCACACTATTCGCACCACTTATGCTCATCAGGTTCCATTTTTTCAATTATTGAATGATAATTGAGGATTTTTGAGTTATAGATTGGAGTTACTTTTCCATATCTTTTGGGTCGCAAAAAGTTCTCCTCCAAATTTGTAGGAGCTTTAACGGTGAAAATGATTTCAAGTGTGATTTCTTTATCAAGACGGAAGACGGATTGTTGAAGGAGGAAGATTGCGTACAGGCTCAGAACAAAATATATTGAAATGCAGAGTGAGATAGTGTAAAGTACTCAGAGTAGGTTATTTTCTCTGTTGTGGAAGTCATTACCAGGCTTGCCCAACCGCTAAACACACTGATGTTGCATGTGTAAATCCCAGTTTGCTATACTATTTTTGTTAATGTATGTTTCTGAATTGGTTTTATAAAAGaatctttattttt
The sequence above is a segment of the Lycium barbarum isolate Lr01 chromosome 6, ASM1917538v2, whole genome shotgun sequence genome. Coding sequences within it:
- the LOC132645661 gene encoding protein-ribulosamine 3-kinase, chloroplastic isoform X2; the encoded protein is MMAISFSSCMPSLSCPFLRHSFNNNRPLIVAAMSDDPVREWILSEGKATQIKGISPIGGGCINRATRYDTDAGSFFVKTNRSIGSSMFEGEALGLNAMYETGSIRVPKPYKVGPLPTGGSYIIMEFIEFGASRGNQSALGRKLAEMHKAAKSEKGFGFHVDNTIGSTPQINTWMTDWVEFFAEHRLGYQLKLAREQYGDPTIYERGQRLAKNLGPLFKNVVIEPCLLHGDLWSGNITYDKNGEPVILDPACYYGHNEAEFGMSWCAGFGGDFYKAYFEVMPEQPGFDQRRDLYMLYHYLNHYNLFGSGYRSSAMSIIDNYLRMLNV
- the LOC132645661 gene encoding protein-ribulosamine 3-kinase, chloroplastic isoform X1 gives rise to the protein MMAISFSSCMPSLSCPFLRHSFNNNRPLIVAAMSDDPVREWILSEGKATQIKGISPIGGGCINRATRYDTDAGSFFVKTNRSIGSSMFEGEALGLNAMYETGSIRVPKPYKVGPLPTGGSYIIMEFIEFGASRGNQSALGRKLAEMHKAAKSEKGFGFHVDNTIGSTPQINTWMTDWVEFFAEHRLGYQLKLAREQYGDPTIYERGQRLAKNLGPLFKNVVIEPCLLHGDLWSGNITYDKNGEPVILDPACYLDGHNEAEFGMSWCAGFGGDFYKAYFEVMPEQPGFDQRRDLYMLYHYLNHYNLFGSGYRSSAMSIIDNYLRMLNV